The Mytilus galloprovincialis chromosome 4, xbMytGall1.hap1.1, whole genome shotgun sequence genome contains a region encoding:
- the LOC143071401 gene encoding peptidyl-glycine alpha-amidating monooxygenase B-like, translating to MAAIYFSLCVILGIASTINGRPRTEDERVMIDEFLPALLDRLQNNPEYAFLLDSDSPPRSNRQQNSPVQQQENWPQNNLKLGQVAGVAVDNNGDVLVFHRGDRAWGARSFDYNNELSQVEQNKGPIRNATILRLNKNGTVIQRLGANRFFMPHGLTVDKKGNLWVTDVGLHQVIKIPVDPTDAGLVLGEAMKPGSDNEHFCKPTDVAVASNGHFFVSDGYCNGRIMKFTKDGMLIKTWGRPTNNPVEFSADDELFIPHSITLIEESNLVAVADREHGRIQLFTAGITDPNDTGRFVKSISNSRFGKVFAISYDPTDKMLYVVNGPTGSNKVEGFTVDLDGKIRDTWTPRNMNFDEPHDVAVSPDGHQVYVAEIRPNRITKFNK from the exons ATGGCCGCAATATATTTTTCCTTATGTGTTATTCTGGGAATCGCTTCCACAATTAATGGACGACCAAGAACTGAGGATGAACGAGTAATGATTGATGAATTTTTACCTGCGTTACTGGACAGATTGCAG AATAATCCTGAATATGCATTCCTGTTAGACAGTGACAGTCCTCCAAggtcaaacagacaacaaaacTCTCCTGTACAGCAACAGGAAAATTGGCCTCAAAATAACCTAAAGCTAGGTCAGGTTGCTGGTGTTGCTGTTGACAACAATGGCGACGTTCTTGTATTTCACAGAGGTGATCGTGCATGGGGAGCAAG ATCTTTTGATTACAACAACGAACTTTCACAGGTGGAACAGAATAAAGGGCCTATCAGGAATGCTACTATCCTCAGACTGAACAAGAATGGAACAGTTATACAACGTCTTGGAGCTAATAG gTTTTTCATGCCCCATGGATTGACTGTCGACAAAAAAGGAAATCTCTGGGTAACTGATGTTGGTTTACACCAG GTTATAAAAATACCAGTGGACCCCACAGATGCTGGGCTTGTTCTTGGTGAAGCCATGAAACCCGGAAGTGACAATGAACATTTCTGTAAACCAACAGATGTCGCTGTTGCGTCGAATGGACATTTCTTTGTATCTGATGG ATACTGTAACGGAAGAATAATGAAGTTTACTAAAGATGGTATGCTAATTAAAACGTGGGGAAGACCAACAAACA ATCCCGTAGAGTTTTCAGCTGATGATGAACTGTTTATTCCCCACAGCATCACACTGATCGAAGAATCGAATTTAGTAGCTGTTGCAGATAGGGAACATGGGAG AATTCAGCTTTTTACAGCAGGAATCACTGATCCAAATGATACGGGTAGATTTGTAAAGAGTATTTCAAACTCTAGATTTGGCAAAGTTTTTGCGATTTCATACGACCCTACAG ACAAGATGTTGTACGTTGTTAACGGTCCAACTGGCTCAAATAAAGTAGAAGGTTTCACTGTTGATTTAGATGGCAAAATCCGTGATACATGGACACCAAGGAACATG AATTTTGATGAACCTCACGACGTAGCCGTATCTCCTGATGGTCACCAGGTTTATGTAGCAGAAATACGACCCAACAGGATAACAAAGTTcaacaaataa